Proteins found in one Subtercola endophyticus genomic segment:
- a CDS encoding CaiB/BaiF CoA transferase family protein codes for MSGALEGIKIVEISGLGPAPFAGMMLADAGADVLLIDRADKATYPPREDAHPDMLNRGRRSVAIDLKTPEGVELALDVISRADGVMEGFRPGVVERLGLGPAECLARNPKLVYGRMTGWGQDGPLAEFGGHDIDYIAVAGALEPIGRAGQAPTPPLNLVGDFGGGGMLLAFGMLAAIISAQRTGRGQVVDAAMVDGSAILMTMMHSIKNMGMWRGPRGTNILDTGAHFYEVYETADGRYMAVGAVEPKFYSNLLAVLRLDEATLPKQMDGRAWPEMKKLFASTFLSKTRDEWTQLFAEADACVVPVLSMAEAPQNAHIVHRQTFTEVSGVVQPSPAPRFSATPSSIRRPPPNPGQHGDEALAEWGFTQPEIAELRRSGAIR; via the coding sequence GTGAGCGGAGCACTTGAAGGCATCAAGATCGTCGAGATCTCAGGTCTGGGCCCCGCCCCCTTCGCCGGAATGATGCTCGCCGATGCCGGGGCCGACGTCTTGCTCATAGACCGGGCAGACAAGGCGACGTATCCGCCCCGAGAAGACGCTCATCCCGACATGCTCAATAGGGGGCGCCGTTCCGTTGCGATCGATCTCAAGACGCCCGAAGGCGTCGAGTTGGCACTCGACGTGATCAGCCGCGCAGACGGCGTGATGGAGGGCTTCCGGCCCGGTGTCGTCGAACGGCTCGGTCTCGGGCCGGCAGAATGTCTCGCTCGAAACCCGAAGCTTGTCTACGGGCGCATGACCGGCTGGGGCCAAGACGGACCGTTGGCCGAGTTCGGGGGCCACGACATCGATTACATCGCGGTAGCCGGGGCCCTCGAACCGATCGGCAGAGCAGGGCAGGCGCCCACTCCCCCGCTCAACCTCGTCGGAGACTTCGGCGGTGGTGGAATGCTGCTCGCGTTCGGCATGCTGGCCGCCATCATCAGCGCTCAGCGAACCGGCCGAGGTCAAGTCGTCGACGCCGCGATGGTCGACGGATCCGCGATTCTCATGACCATGATGCACAGCATCAAGAACATGGGCATGTGGCGGGGGCCGCGAGGAACTAACATCCTTGACACCGGAGCGCACTTCTACGAGGTCTATGAGACCGCCGACGGCCGATACATGGCAGTCGGAGCCGTTGAGCCCAAGTTCTACTCCAACCTGCTTGCGGTGTTACGCCTCGACGAGGCGACACTGCCGAAACAGATGGATGGCCGGGCGTGGCCCGAGATGAAGAAGCTGTTCGCCTCGACGTTCCTGAGCAAGACGCGCGACGAATGGACGCAACTTTTCGCCGAGGCCGATGCCTGCGTGGTTCCCGTGCTGTCGATGGCCGAGGCGCCGCAGAACGCGCACATCGTGCATCGACAGACTTTCACCGAAGTGTCTGGCGTCGTGCAGCCCTCGCCGGCGCCTCGATTCAGCGCCACTCCGAGCTCGATTCGCAGGCCACCGCCCAACCCCGGCCAGCACGGCGACGAGGCACTCGCCGAGTGGGGATTCACGCAGCCCGAAATCGCTGAACTTCGCCGTTCTGGAGCGATCCGGTAA
- a CDS encoding cytochrome b/b6 domain-containing protein, whose product MADLWSRFRQSRWFRLTWIVPVALAALAVIVVFANVFRSSPAGASFLIDYPGESGLPAGSPVGFPAWLQWQHFLNAFFLLFIVRTGWQVRTTKRPRAYWTRNNSGLVKTKNPPVRISLPLWLHLSMDSLWVVNGIVFFALIFATGQWVRIVPTNWNIFPNAISAGIQYASLNWPTEDGWVNYNALQTLSYFFIVFIAAPLALLTGIRMAPGLAARFHSIEKAYPITAARAVHFPVMIAFVVFVIVHVTLVLATGALRNLNHMYAGRDDQSWWGFGIFAASIVVMALAWVAARPSILTSVAGRTGSVRR is encoded by the coding sequence ATGGCAGACCTCTGGTCGCGGTTCAGGCAGAGCCGATGGTTTCGCCTCACCTGGATCGTTCCGGTCGCACTCGCGGCACTCGCGGTGATCGTGGTATTCGCGAACGTCTTTCGTTCGTCGCCGGCAGGAGCATCGTTCCTCATCGACTATCCAGGGGAATCCGGGCTCCCCGCAGGGTCTCCGGTGGGCTTCCCTGCGTGGTTGCAGTGGCAACACTTCTTGAACGCGTTCTTTCTTCTCTTCATTGTGCGTACCGGCTGGCAAGTGCGCACGACGAAGCGCCCGCGAGCGTACTGGACCCGAAACAATTCCGGTCTCGTGAAGACCAAGAACCCTCCCGTTCGCATCTCGCTGCCTCTGTGGCTGCATCTGAGCATGGACAGCCTGTGGGTGGTGAACGGAATCGTCTTCTTCGCACTCATCTTCGCGACCGGTCAGTGGGTGCGCATCGTGCCGACGAACTGGAACATCTTTCCCAACGCCATCTCGGCGGGCATCCAGTATGCATCGTTGAATTGGCCGACCGAAGACGGCTGGGTGAACTACAACGCGCTGCAGACGTTGTCGTATTTTTTCATCGTCTTCATTGCCGCGCCGCTGGCGTTGCTCACCGGGATTCGAATGGCGCCAGGGCTAGCCGCGCGGTTTCACAGCATCGAGAAGGCGTATCCCATCACAGCAGCGCGTGCCGTGCACTTTCCCGTCATGATCGCCTTCGTTGTATTCGTCATCGTGCACGTGACCCTGGTTCTCGCCACCGGCGCGTTACGCAACCTGAACCACATGTACGCCGGGCGCGACGACCAGTCCTGGTGGGGCTTCGGCATCTTCGCCGCGTCGATCGTCGTGATGGCCCTGGCCTGGGTGGCCGCGCGGCCGTCGATTCTCACGTCGGTGGCAGGCAGAACCGGCTCGGTCCGGCGCTAG